A genome region from Leguminivora glycinivorella isolate SPB_JAAS2020 chromosome 13, LegGlyc_1.1, whole genome shotgun sequence includes the following:
- the LOC125232823 gene encoding MDS1 and EVI1 complex locus protein EVI1-A-like: MEATLPNFHRLSTSRFYQQYAAPPVRISTNYLHDLIPQQHPTLLQQYLAYYNEPLVPLDLSLKSTIPITPPCTPPPAQKRKSPDETKHPKSPKIFRHFEDNDTKDETDSKSEKRKADDENSNDSDSPEAKKLKFTKQFFEELKTCLPAENDTPTKSERSSPEVVEVKDVEERPKKSGKPAQPLKKSKAVRRLMFDEDKTSPVSGTIIRDLAEDETLVVRKGDIDPAFNVVEVTEEAKALIASIENRLGRYICRLCRRLYSDAFALAQHRCSRIVHIEYRCPECDKVFNCPANLASHRRWHKPRVPGTTKRRDPPTSEPGRFPCQQCGKLFRRQAYLRKHMLAHEPEEKEPSAFKQVRTEFPAAYQPQESRDNNFNTFWNKIPAPAQDFNWERRYASSCSSEDSRSLDVTGSEDEDGGGDG; encoded by the exons ATGGAAGCCACGCTACCAAATTTTCACCGGCTGTCGACTTCGAGGTTCTACCAACAGTATGCTGCCCCGCCAGTCCGAATATCCACCAACTATCTTCACGACCTGATCCCTCAACAGCATCCAACTCTTCTCCAGCAATATTTAGCCTATTACAATGAACCTCTCGTCCCACTTGACTTGTCCCTTAAATCTACTATCCCTATTACACCTCCTTGCACACCTCCGCCGGCCCAAAAAAGAAAATCTCCAGATGAAACCAAACATCCGAAATCACCCAAAATATTCAGACATTTCGAGGACAATGATACCAAAGACGAAACTGATTCCAAATCGGAGAAAAGGAAAGCCGACGACGAAAACTCAAACGACAGCGACAGTCCGGAGGCGAAAAAGCTTAAATTCACCAAACAATTTTTTGAAGAGCTCAAAACTTGTTTACCGGCTGAAAATGATACACCAACAAAAAGCGAAAGAAGTTCTCCGGAAGTTGTTGAAGTCAAAGATGTTGAGGAACGTCCGAAAAAATCGGGGAAACCTGCACAACCGCTAAAAAAGAGCAAAGCGGTGCGGAGGTTGATGTTCGATGAAGACAAGACATCACCCGTCTCCGGAACGATTATAAGAGATCTGGCGGAAGATGAGACTTTAGTTGTTCGCAAG GGTGACATAGACCCGGCATTTAATGTCGTAGAAGTCACAGAAGAAGCCAAAGCGCTGATAGCCAGCATCGAGAATCGTCTGGGTCGTTATATCTGCAGACTTTGCCGACGGCTGTACAGCGACGCCTTCGCGTTGGCCCAGCACCGATGCTCCAGGATCGTGCATATCGAATACCGGTGTCCGGAGTGTGATAAG GTGTTCAACTGCCCCGCGAACCTAGCGTCCCACCGCCGCTGGCACAAGCCTCGCGTGCCCGGCACCACAAAACGCCGCGACCCACCAACATCAGAGCCGGGCCGGTTCCCTTGCCAGCAGTGTGGCAAGCTGTTTAGACGGCAAGCGTACTTGAGGAAGCATATGCTGGCACATGAGCCTGAGGAGAAAGAACCGTCGGCGTTCAAGCAAGTGCGGACTGAGTTCCCGGCGGCGTATCAACCG CAGGAATCCCGCGACAACAACTTCAACACCTTCTGGAACAAGATTCCCGCCCCAGCGCAAGACTTCAACTGGGAACGTCGATACGCATCCTCGTGTTCCTCCGAAGATTCCCGAAGCCTTGACGTCACGGGGTCAGAGGATGAAGATGGCGGCGGGGACGGCTGA